The following DNA comes from Oncorhynchus gorbuscha isolate QuinsamMale2020 ecotype Even-year unplaced genomic scaffold, OgorEven_v1.0 Un_scaffold_5:::fragment_6:::debris, whole genome shotgun sequence.
GTAGGGTTGGATGTTTCATCCTGTGTCGCAGTACCCAAACACTCTTTTATAATAACAACCTTGTTGGTCAAAAGTTGAACTAAAGTCAAGAATTCACTTATATTCTAATTCCACTGCTACTGAGAAAAGTAATGTTTGCCCTCCCATTGACATCTAGAGTGATTAAtatattgtattattatattaatataatatacagtgcatactaaccctaacattgtcctctcactcctcctctgTGTTTAGTTGGGCTGGGCGAAGAGAGCAGGCTGGCTGGAGGGTGCCATGGCAGGCCCAGGGCGACCCATGTCCCGGCCCAGAGGGAGGCTGCCAGCCGACTGGGCCCAGAGGATGCAGGAGGGTCAAGTGGAGTCTATCAAGATCCCCAAAAAGAGAGGGCCCAAGCCCGGCAGCAAGGTAACCACACAAACAATGTGACTAATCCAGCACCTGGGACAagtgtttttttaatttttatggATGAGCGCATACCACCCCACTAAAcgttgtgtatatgtgtgtgtgtgtgtctgtgtgaacagaGAAAACCGCGGGTGGTGCCCAACCCCGTGCCTGTTTCCCCCAACAGCAGTATGCCAGAGCCAGACACCAGCACGGTGCCCCTGGACAACGCCACCATCCCCAGCGCCGCCTTGCATGCtgcaacaggtacacacacacaaagtagtaCTTCATCACTACAATTAACACTCATATGGATTTCTGTGGAGCCCAGTGCAACCTGTATTATGAATAATTGTATGCCCTCGGACATCCTTGCGAGTCAATCATCGATGAAAATGTGATATTGTTAAATATGTTTGGAGCATTAAGTCAAATCTGCCTTTTTCAGCCAAAGTGGTAAACACGCTGAATGTTAGAtgcctctgtgtttgtgtgcgtgacTGCCTGCATCTACCTACGTGTCCCCACAGTGTGTGTATACCTGAACAAGTATGGGAAAGTGGGACCCCACTTGGACGGGCGGCGGGTGCAGCAGCTGCCCGACCACTTTGGTCCAGGCCGGGCTTCCTCGGTGCTACAGCAGTGTGTCCAGGCCTGTGTGGACTGTGCCCACAACCAGAGCTCTGTCTTCTCCTGCCTCAAGCCAGGTCACGGAGGAGAGGTCATATCGGGTAAGGACTGGTACCTGCTTTCTGTATGGGCTATACTCTCTATAAGCTTTATTATAGGTTTAGTTATAGAGATAATCAGAGTCTTTGCATTTCcttaaaaaatattatttttcctTCATTTATTTCAAGCCTCCCTGTGCACTACATCAGGACCAGTTGTTAAAACAGACTGGTAGATTTTTTCTTCCTGAAATTGATTAAACCAAATCTCTATATCTCCTATTCCCTTGGCATTGCTGCTAAATGTGAGGAATTGGCTGTCTGTGCCGAACCCTTGCCCTCTGTGTCTGTCCCATGCAGCCCACTTTGACCAGCAGCACCATACCCTCACCCTGCCCACGGTCAACAGCGTCACGTACGTCCTGCGCTTCCTGGAGAAACTCTGTCACTACCTCTACTGTGACCCTCTGTTTTGCAGCCAGCCCGTTCCCCAAGGGGGACTGCATTACGATAGCCACGCCCACCCAGGTCAGCACACACACTGTACTGGGGCATAACCTTGACTTTACTGTTGGTTCAGGACAGAAAAGAGTTGTTTCTTTTTGGCCTTTTCACCATTGTAACAGTGTCGATTTGAGTCAAGTATGTAGGTATTTACTTTTCACTCCTCACTAGTTTTCCTTTCTGTTACGACTCTCTCCAGAAAGGAGAAGTTTTAGGGAGGGCCTCACGACGGGTCCAGGAAGAGGCTCCAAGCGGTTCCTTCAAGACTCCTACTACAGCCCCCTCCCCCACAAGCTGGCCAAAAACCTTTGCCTCTCCTCAGAAGGTACAGCTCCCTAGGAAATCCTTAACGCTTCATTTAAAATGACTTGATTGATGAAAATAGAAACATGCACCTCTAATGGGACAAACAAATGGAAAACATTTGTGTACAAACAAAAACTCTTATTTTAGGGTGTAGCTAGGACTGGAGGTCAGCTGGTTTTTGTAATGCAAAAGtctgccggtctcacggtaattgaccgttaattaacagaAACACGTTTAGCATTTCCAGGCCTCCACGAATATAAATTGCATACAAGCCACATACAAGCTAGTGATGAGCgtgcctttggaacatctacgtTTTAAGAAAGTCTAAGATTAgacttttttaaaatatatatagttGTCCCAAAGGCAAGCTCATCAGCagcttgtaccttgtcagctaagcGAACAAGTCtacagcctatggcatggagcatagccagataatatacagtatgccaactcatattctgttcctctgaaatacattttcttcaaatcATGTTTCTTTTAGACTTCActataatggatttattgtgatggtgtatattttATTTAATATACACCGTCACAATATATTCATCATTTATTTTAGTCatgtctaaagaaacatgatatgatgaaaatgtatttcagaggAACAGAATGTGAGTTGGcatctggctatgctccatgccatagACTGTAGTCTTATTCATTAAGCTATGCTTAAAAGTCCCGTGCCATGATTTTATATAATtgaacttagctgaataaaatagaaaggatatttttccccATTCCAGAGCGAGTGCGCATATGAAGTGGTTATGTTGAGtgtaaaagtgatcatttgaaacaggtcctatacgCTAGgtttagagttatttggcaactttagttgtgaatgatatAAACCTTACAATTTGTTTAGATTTAGAATGGCTCATTATCAAATGGGGAGggggaaaaatacatgtcatctgcATGCACTCAAATAGTGAATGGAGACCGTGCACTTTCTCGCCAATACGTTTTTCAATCGATggtaacatgttttcacaacaaaacaaattccacTAAACTGTTGACAGCACCTCTGCACGCTCGAGAAAGGAATaaaggagagcgaggaggagaaggaaaggcaTGGTGGTGAGGTAGTCTGTATAGCGAAAGGTAATGTGTCACCCAATTAATTatgaatatatttttaaaaaattccTATTAACtggctattcaaaatcaaatacaaattcactataattgtagGCCTATCTGTAAGCCGCCCTGCACATCCAACAGCATCGCCTAgggttatacagtggggcaaaaaagtatttagtcagccaccaattgtgcaagctctcccacttaaaaagatgagaaggGCCTATACTTttcgtcataggtacacttcaactatgacagacaaaatgagggggggatccagaaaatcacattgtaggattgttaatggatttatttgtaaattatggtggaaaataagtatttggtcacctacaaacaagcaagatttctggctctcacagacctgtaacttcttatttaagaggctcctctgtcctccactcgttacctgtattaatggcacctgtttgagcttgttatcagtataaaagacctgtccacaacctcaaacagtcacactccaaactccactatggccaaagaccaaagagctgtcaaaggacaccagaaacaaaattgtagacctgcaccaggctgggaagactgaatctgcaataggtaagcagcttggtttgaagaaatcaactgtgggagcaattattaggaaatggaagacatacaagaccactgataatctccctcaatctggggctccacgcaagatctcaccccgtggggtcaaaatgatcacaagaacggtgagcaaaaatcccagaaccacacggggggggcctagtgaatgaactgcagagagctgggatcaaagtaacaaagcctaccatcagtaacacaaaaaaaaaaactcaactcgtcgtgacAAAGGATGCCGAGTTGCATCCAatgaacaccatacctactgtgaagcatggggggtggaaacatcatgctttgggctgtttttctgcaaagggaccaggacgactgatccatgtaaaggaaagaatgaatgaaaacctgagtgaaaacctccttccatcagcaagggcattgaagatgaaacgtggctgggtctttcgtgagattttgagtgaaaacctctttccatcagcaagggcattgaagatgaaacgtggctgggcaacgaaggaggggcttcgtaagaagcatttcaaggtcctgaagtgccctagccagtctccagatctcaaccccatagaaaatctttggagggagttgaaagtccgtgttgcccagcaacagccccaaaacatcactgctctagaggagatctgcatggaggaatgggccgaaataccagcaacggtgtgtgaaaaccttgtgaagactttcagaaaacatttgacctctgtcattgccaacaaagggtatataataaagtattgagattaacttttgttattgacaaaatacttactttccaccataatttccaccataatcctacaatgtgattttctggagttttttcttctcattttgtctgtcatagttgaagtgtacctatgatgaaaattacaggcctctctcatttttttaagtgggagaacttgcacaattggtggctgacttttttgccccactgtatgttctctcccagactcatggatAGACATTTTGGAgcgtagcataaggtaaccagtccatccagtataatatcctatttgtaagtcgctctggataagagcgtctgctaaatgacttaaatgtaaatgtaaaataataatacagtccacactcaatgGCGATTACTCAAATTTGTataggctagaccaattatgtaccaaagacattttaaatcagttttgttttatgttttttttgccATGTGTATTATGTGGTAGGCTATGTATGCACCATCATCATTTTAATTTAGGTATTTTTCGGACTTGGGCTCATAAATTAATGCGTATGCATAAGCTCTAAAATGCGTATTGGTGTTTtgaattaatcatcaccttagaaagcgctgtccattttgttgtgttaggctttgaaacaacatccacaacgacCATGTTTTACACTCACTTTCAACCtgctgttgaacttctttcttcaaattgatcatcacATTGAGGTGAGTTTTGAAAGCGCAATACTGTTTTGATAATAAGTGATTTTCGataacatttgcattgatgtcagagtagttggagggacaatagagccctgagttcCAGGCCATTGGGACCTGATGGTCGTTAGCAAGTTCGGTATTACCAAAGCATGTCCGGACTGCATAAGAGGAGATTACCATGACTCAACAGTCGCATGGAATTTTACTGCGGTCATAACTCAAgactgccggtgtggcggtaatacggtcaccgcaacagcccaaAGTGTAGCCAGTAATGTCCCACTAAGCAAACTTTTGACTACAGTTAAGCTACAGGTGTGTCACTTGGGCCTTGTCATTAACTCTCCTGTCCATGTTGTTCCAGGTGAGCCCTTCCTCATGGTGAACGGTGTAGGGGGTTCGGGGCACTTAAAAAAGAGCCCCCTGTCCCCGGGCTCGACAGGGCATCCTCTGGGCCTGCGGTCCCCCACCAAGTTGCTACATCTCAACTCTTCAGGTCGGGGTTTATCTTTAATGCAGCGCATGTCATTAAAGGCAAAAATGATATTGTCCAGTGGATTTGATTCGATTTTTAGCCAAGCTAATTTATGGATTGTGTATGGCTTTTTGGTAACACTTTCGATGGAGTTGCTCATCATCCCATAATAACAAACCCTGCTGGTGATTGGTGACTAATGTTCCTCTGTATCTCTACTCTGACCCGCCATCCGACAGGCTCTGAGCGTTTCAGAGAGAGCCCTCGGCCCAGTGGCCAGGACCCCAACCTGTGGACGGTGAAGGACGTCATGCAGTTCATCAGAGACATAGACCCCCTACTGGCCCCCCACGCAGATCTCTTCAGAAAACACGTACGTATCTACAGAATTTAATAGAACAGTACTATCCTATTGTATATGTACGTATCAGCCCGACAGAACACTCAGCATAGAGGgacacttacagtgcattcggaaagtattcacaccccttgactttttccacattttgtgacttTACAGCTTAATTAAATTATTAAATTgatttttccccctcaatctacacacaataccccataatgagaaagcaaaaactggtttttataaacattttgcaaatgtatttaaaaaatttaaaagatcacatttacatatgtttacagaccctttactcagtactttgttgaagcacctttagcagtgattaGAGTCTACCCAAGAGTCAtattgggtatgactctacaagcttggcacacctgtatttagggagtttctcccattcttctctgcagatcctctcaagctctgtcaggttggatggggagcgtcgctgcacagctcaaggacattcagagacttgtgtcaaagccactcctgagtcttggtggttccaaacttttttcatttaagaatgatggaggccactgtgttcttggggaccttcatccTGCAGAATTTCTTTGGTAGccgtccccagatctgtgctttgacacaatcctgtctcggatctctacggacaattccttcgaactcatggcttggtttttgctctgacatgcactgtcaactgtttgaccttatatagacagttgtgtgcctttccaaataatgtccaatcaatagaatttaccacaggtggactccaatcaagttgtagaaacatcaaggaaaatcaatggaaacaggatgcacctgagctcagtttcgagtctcatagcaaagggtctgaatacttatgtaaataaggtatttctgtttttgtttttaatacattttcaaacatgtataaaaaactgttttcactttgtcattatgggataatgtgtgtacattgatgagtGAAAAAAATCATTTAATCCCTTTTAGAATATggctctaacgtaacaaaatgtggaaaaagtcaaggggtgtgaatactttcccaatgcactgtatgttttgCCATTGTTTTTAGTGGAAGTATTTTCAAATTCTTAAGTGTTTTGTTGAGTTTATAACCTTAATAGCAAATTAAAATGTTATCCCACTCCTATGTTTTGCAGGAGATTGATGGCAAAGCCCTCTTGTTACTACGCAGCGACATGATGATGAAATACATGGGCTTGAAGCTCGGGCCTGCCCTAAAACTCACATTCCACATCGACAAGCTCAAACATGGACGCCCAAATTGAGCTCATCGGTGTCccgtccccccctcccctctacaggaTATAATGCACGGCATACTACTGGACTAACCATCACATGTCGCATCCGCCACTAGGCTATGATACCTGGTGTTATAtatcccctccctttctctgccGTATCTAAGAAGCCCTGTGGCGAACTTCtcttatttacattttatttctgtTGTGTGGCACAATCCAGCCCTACGGCAGCATTGGATATGCAGACTGACTGACTCGCCCACAGCTCCTCCTCATCCATCATGTTACTTGCCTGTTTTTCTATTCCATATTATCTTACAACAACCTCTACCAATGATGCCCTCCCTGTGTGTAGCCATTTTTTACTGAAATGGCCATTTTAGGCCACAGTTTGTATTACATTGTTTTTGATCACATTTTTTGTGCCTTCCCTGGAAAATATGGACTTGCATTAGGCCATTTTGGCTGTTTTGTATGAAataagtatactgaacaaaaatataaatgcaacatgtaaactgttggtcccatgtttcatgagctgaaataaaagatcacagaaaggttccatacgcacaaaaagctaatttctctcaaatgttgtccacaaatttgtttacatccttgttagtgagaaTTTTTTCAtttgccaaggtaatccatccacttgacaagTGTAGCATATCAAggaactgattaaacagcatgatcattacacaggtgcaccttgtgctggatacaataaaaggccactctaaaatgtgctgttttgccacagatgtctcaagttttggcatgttgactgcaggaatgtccaccagagctgttgccagagaattgaatgtccaTTTCTCTGCCATACgccgcctccaacatcattttagagaatttggcagtacttccaaccagcctcacaagcgcagaccacgtgtaaccatgccagcccaggacctccacatctggtttcttcacctgcgggatcgtttgagaccagccacccggacagttgatgaaactgtgggtttactgtgaatttctgcacaaactgtcagaaaccgtctcaggaaagctcatctttgtgctcatcgtcctcaccagtGTCTTGACCTGACAGCAGTTCGACGCCGCATCCGACTTCAgtaggcaaatgctcaccttcgatggccagtagcacgctggagaagtgtgcacttcacagatgaatcccgggtgtcaactgtaccgggcagatggcagatggcgtgtatggtgtcgtgtgggtgagcagtttgctgatggcaatgtgaacagagtgccccatggtagcagtggggttatggcaggcataagctacggacaaagaacacaattgcattttatcatgatgagatcctgaggcccattgtcgtgccattcatccaccggtcatcacctcatgtttcagcatgataatgcacggcccaatGTCGCAAGGAagatgaaaatgtcccagttcttccatggcctgcatactcaccagacatttcacccattgagcatgtttgggatgctctggattgacgtgtacgacagcgtgttccagttcccaccaatatccagcaacttcgcactgccattgaagagtgggacaacattccacagaccatAATCAACACCCTGATCAACTCTTTGCGAAAGagatgaggcaaatggtggtcacacccagttactgactggttttctgaaccATGCACTACCTTTATTTTTaaagatatctgtgaccaacatatgcatatctgtattgccagacatgtgaaatccatagatttatgGCTTTTCTGTAAATTAACTTTACCTTAGTAAAGTCTTTTAAATTGTTGCGCATtgcattttgtatttt
Coding sequences within:
- the LOC124018388 gene encoding polycomb protein SCMH1 isoform X5 (The sequence of the model RefSeq protein was modified relative to this genomic sequence to represent the inferred CDS: added 177 bases not found in genome assembly) codes for the protein MRKPVPQKAIEWKDGRQIKHARSGRPSRVPSQYQGGHFSWDKYLKETGASAAPAHCFRQGATPPVNEFKAGMKLEAQDPRNTTSTCIATVVGLTGSRLRLRLDGSDNKNDFWRLVDSSEIQPIGNCEKNAGMLQPPLGFRLNASSWPMFLLKTLNGAEMAPARIFHKQEPPAPEQNSFQVGTKLEAVDRKNPHFICPATVGALRGVEVLVTFDGWRGAFDYYCRYDSRDIFPVGWCSLTGDNLQPPGTKAVLPKTLGCLSDDSVGTAMHPMPGQPPGQRGRKPGRRKAKLTGLCGQKGAGVGTQAPLPRNGLEHIKVPKKRGPKPGSKLGWAKRAGWLEGAMAGPGRPMSRPRGRLPADWAQRMQEGQVESIKIPKKRGPKPGSKRKPRVVPNPVPVSPNSSMPEPDTSTVPLDNATIPSAALHAATVCVYLNKYGKVGPHLDGRRVQQLPDHFGPGRASSVLQQCVQACVDCAHNQSSVFSCLKPGHGGEVISAHFDQQHHTLTLPTVNSVTYVLRFLEKLCHYLYCDPLFCSQPVPQGGLHYDSHAHPERRSFREGLTTGPGRGSKRFLQDSYYSPLPHKLAKNLCLSSEGEPFLMVNGVGGSGHLKKSPLSPGSTGHPLGLRSPTKLLHLNSSGSERFRESPRPSGQDPNLWTVKDVMQFIRDIDPLLAPHADLFRKHEIDGKALLLLRSDMMMKYMGLKLGPALKLTFHIDKLKHGRPN
- the LOC124018388 gene encoding polycomb protein SCMH1 isoform X6 (The sequence of the model RefSeq protein was modified relative to this genomic sequence to represent the inferred CDS: added 177 bases not found in genome assembly); protein product: MRKPVPQKAIEWKDGRQIKHARSGRPSRVPSQYQGGHFSWDKYLKETGASAAPAHCFRQGATPPVNEFKAGMKLEAQDPRNTTSTCIATVVGLTGSRLRLRLDGSDNKNDFWRLVDSSEIQPIGNCEKNAGMLQPPLGFRLNASSWPMFLLKTLNGAEMAPARIFHKQEPPAPEQNSFQVGTKLEAVDRKNPHFICPATVGALRGVEVLVTFDGWRGAFDYYCRYDSRDIFPVGWCSLTGDNLQPPGTKVLPKTLGCLSDDSVGTAMHPMPGQPPGQRGRKPGRRKAKLTGLCGQKGAGVGTQAPLPRNGLEHIKVPKKRGPKPGSKLGWAKRAGWLEGAMAGPGRPMSRPRGRLPADWAQRMQEGQVESIKIPKKRGPKPGSKRKPRVVPNPVPVSPNSSMPEPDTSTVPLDNATIPSAALHAATVCVYLNKYGKVGPHLDGRRVQQLPDHFGPGRASSVLQQCVQACVDCAHNQSSVFSCLKPGHGGEVISAHFDQQHHTLTLPTVNSVTYVLRFLEKLCHYLYCDPLFCSQPVPQGGLHYDSHAHPERRSFREGLTTGPGRGSKRFLQDSYYSPLPHKLAKNLCLSSEGEPFLMVNGVGGSGHLKKSPLSPGSTGHPLGLRSPTKLLHLNSSGSERFRESPRPSGQDPNLWTVKDVMQFIRDIDPLLAPHADLFRKHEIDGKALLLLRSDMMMKYMGLKLGPALKLTFHIDKLKHGRPN
- the LOC124018388 gene encoding polycomb protein SCMH1 isoform X1 (The sequence of the model RefSeq protein was modified relative to this genomic sequence to represent the inferred CDS: added 177 bases not found in genome assembly) — its product is MRKPVPQKAIEWKDGRQIKHARSGRPSRVPSQYQGGHFSWDKYLKETGASAAPAHCFRQGATPPVNEFKAGMKLEAQDPRNTTSTCIATVVGLTGSRLRLRLDGSDNKNDFWRLVDSSEIQPIGNCEKNAGMLQPPLGFRLNASSWPMFLLKTLNGAEMAPARIFHKQEPPAPEQNSFQVGTKLEAVDRKNPHFICPATVGALRGVEVLVTFDGWRGAFDYYCRYDSRDIFPVGWCSLTGDNLQPPGTKGLCVPVCMYAVLPKTLGCLSDDSVGTAMHPMPGQPPGQRGRKPGRRKAKLTGLCGQKGAGVGTQAPLPRNGLEHIKVPKKRGPKPGSKLGWAKRAGWLEGAMAGPGRPMSRPRGRLPADWAQRMQEGQVESIKIPKKRGPKPGSKRKPRVVPNPVPVSPNSSMPEPDTSTVPLDNATIPSAALHAATVCVYLNKYGKVGPHLDGRRVQQLPDHFGPGRASSVLQQCVQACVDCAHNQSSVFSCLKPGHGGEVISAHFDQQHHTLTLPTVNSVTYVLRFLEKLCHYLYCDPLFCSQPVPQGGLHYDSHAHPERRSFREGLTTGPGRGSKRFLQDSYYSPLPHKLAKNLCLSSEGEPFLMVNGVGGSGHLKKSPLSPGSTGHPLGLRSPTKLLHLNSSGSERFRESPRPSGQDPNLWTVKDVMQFIRDIDPLLAPHADLFRKHEIDGKALLLLRSDMMMKYMGLKLGPALKLTFHIDKLKHGRPN
- the LOC124018388 gene encoding polycomb protein SCMH1 isoform X2 (The sequence of the model RefSeq protein was modified relative to this genomic sequence to represent the inferred CDS: added 177 bases not found in genome assembly), whose translation is MRKPVPQKAIEWKDGRQIKHARSGRPSRVPSQYQGGHFSWDKYLKETGASAAPAHCFRQGATPPVNEFKAGMKLEAQDPRNTTSTCIATVVGLTGSRLRLRLDGSDNKNDFWRLVDSSEIQPIGNCEKNAGMLQPPLGFRLNASSWPMFLLKTLNGAEMAPARIFHKQEPPAPEQNSFQVGTKLEAVDRKNPHFICPATVGALRGVEVLVTFDGWRGAFDYYCRYDSRDIFPVGWCSLTGDNLQPPGTKGLCVPVCMYVLPKTLGCLSDDSVGTAMHPMPGQPPGQRGRKPGRRKAKLTGLCGQKGAGVGTQAPLPRNGLEHIKVPKKRGPKPGSKLGWAKRAGWLEGAMAGPGRPMSRPRGRLPADWAQRMQEGQVESIKIPKKRGPKPGSKRKPRVVPNPVPVSPNSSMPEPDTSTVPLDNATIPSAALHAATVCVYLNKYGKVGPHLDGRRVQQLPDHFGPGRASSVLQQCVQACVDCAHNQSSVFSCLKPGHGGEVISAHFDQQHHTLTLPTVNSVTYVLRFLEKLCHYLYCDPLFCSQPVPQGGLHYDSHAHPERRSFREGLTTGPGRGSKRFLQDSYYSPLPHKLAKNLCLSSEGEPFLMVNGVGGSGHLKKSPLSPGSTGHPLGLRSPTKLLHLNSSGSERFRESPRPSGQDPNLWTVKDVMQFIRDIDPLLAPHADLFRKHEIDGKALLLLRSDMMMKYMGLKLGPALKLTFHIDKLKHGRPN
- the LOC124018388 gene encoding polycomb protein SCMH1 isoform X3 (The sequence of the model RefSeq protein was modified relative to this genomic sequence to represent the inferred CDS: added 177 bases not found in genome assembly), which codes for MRKPVPQKAIEWKDGRQIKHARSGRPSRVPSQYQGGHFSWDKYLKETGASAAPAHCFRQGATPPVNEFKAGMKLEAQDPRNTTSTCIATVVGLTGSRLRLRLDGSDNKNDFWRLVDSSEIQPIGNCEKNAGMLQPPLGFRLNASSWPMFLLKTLNGAEMAPARIFHKEPPAPEQNSFQVGTKLEAVDRKNPHFICPATVGALRGVEVLVTFDGWRGAFDYYCRYDSRDIFPVGWCSLTGDNLQPPGTKGLCVPVCMYAVLPKTLGCLSDDSVGTAMHPMPGQPPGQRGRKPGRRKAKLTGLCGQKGAGVGTQAPLPRNGLEHIKVPKKRGPKPGSKLGWAKRAGWLEGAMAGPGRPMSRPRGRLPADWAQRMQEGQVESIKIPKKRGPKPGSKRKPRVVPNPVPVSPNSSMPEPDTSTVPLDNATIPSAALHAATVCVYLNKYGKVGPHLDGRRVQQLPDHFGPGRASSVLQQCVQACVDCAHNQSSVFSCLKPGHGGEVISAHFDQQHHTLTLPTVNSVTYVLRFLEKLCHYLYCDPLFCSQPVPQGGLHYDSHAHPERRSFREGLTTGPGRGSKRFLQDSYYSPLPHKLAKNLCLSSEGEPFLMVNGVGGSGHLKKSPLSPGSTGHPLGLRSPTKLLHLNSSGSERFRESPRPSGQDPNLWTVKDVMQFIRDIDPLLAPHADLFRKHEIDGKALLLLRSDMMMKYMGLKLGPALKLTFHIDKLKHGRPN
- the LOC124018388 gene encoding polycomb protein SCMH1 isoform X4 (The sequence of the model RefSeq protein was modified relative to this genomic sequence to represent the inferred CDS: added 177 bases not found in genome assembly) yields the protein MRKPVPQKAIEWKDGRQIKHARSGRPSRVPSQYQGGHFSWDKYLKETGASAAPAHCFRQGATPPVNEFKAGMKLEAQDPRNTTSTCIATVVGLTGSRLRLRLDGSDNKNDFWRLVDSSEIQPIGNCEKNAGMLQPPLGFRLNASSWPMFLLKTLNGAEMAPARIFHKQEPPAPEQNSFQVGTKLEAVDRKNPHFICPATVGALRGVEVLVTFDGWRGAFDYYCRYDSRDIFPVGWCSLTGDNLQPPGTKGLCVPVCMYAVLPKTLGCLSDDSVGTAMHPMPGQPPGQRGRKPGRRKAKLTGLCGQKGAGVGTQAPLPRNGLEHIKVPKKRGPKPGSKLGWAKRAGWLEGAMAGPGRPMSRPRGRLPADWAQRMQEGQVESIKIPKKRGPKPGSKRKPRVVPNPVPVSPNSSMPEPDTSTVPLDNATIPSAALHAATVCVYLNKYGKVGPHLDGRRVQQLPDHFGPGRASSVLQQCVQACVDCAHNQSSVFSCLKPGHGGEVISAHFDQQHHTLTLPTVNSVTYVLRFLEKLCHYLYCDPLFCSQPVPQGGLHYDSHAHPERRSFREGLTTGPGRGSKRFLQDSYYSPLPHKLAKNLCLSSEGEPFLMVNGVGGSGHLKKSPLSPGSTGHPLGLRSPTKLLHLNSSGSERFRESPRPSGQDPNLWTVKDVMQFIRDIDPLLAPHADLFRKHILSSSVRLDGERRCTAQGHSETCVKATPESWWFQTFFI